From a single Nostoc edaphicum CCNP1411 genomic region:
- a CDS encoding chlororespiratory reduction protein 7, which produces MPDSLMYQQDNFVVLETNQPEQFLTLSELLDKLKTTLQQLIIQDLPPDLQKFDTLEAQAQYLLDTSCELDIGPGKYLQWYAVRLEK; this is translated from the coding sequence ATGCCAGACTCATTAATGTATCAGCAGGATAACTTTGTTGTTCTAGAAACAAATCAACCAGAACAATTTCTGACACTATCAGAGTTATTAGACAAGCTAAAAACAACTCTCCAACAACTCATAATTCAAGATTTGCCGCCTGACTTGCAAAAGTTTGATACTTTGGAGGCTCAAGCACAATATTTACTCGACACTAGTTGCGAATTAGATATTGGCCCTGGAAAATATTTACAGTGGTATGCAGTTCGTTTAGAAAAGTAA